Part of the Janibacter endophyticus genome is shown below.
CTGGTCATCGCCTGGAGCCTGCCGTCGCGGAGCGTGGCGGCCGGCGTCGTCGTCCTGCTCGTGGGCGCGGTCGTCGGCTGGGTGCGCCACACGGCACGCCAGGACGACGACGGCCCCGAAGGGGGATGAGCCAGCCTGTAAGCCGGGTTCTGTGACACCGCCTCGCGGCGGTGCGACGGCCATCCATCTAGGGTCGCCGTTGCCGACGACCTCGAGCGTCCTACCCGTGCGCTGGGGCGGGCCGCCCTCGTGACGCGCACTGTCTGGACTTGCTCCAGGTGGGGTTTACCGAGCCGGACCGGTCGCCCGGTCCGCTGGTGGTCTCTTACACCACCCTTTCACCCTTACCGGTGCAGGCACCGGCGGTCTTCTCTCTGTGGCACTGTCCCGCGGGTCGCCCCGGGTGGCTGTTAGCCACCACCTTGCCCTTCGGAGCCCGGACTTTCCTCGACGGCTCTCACCGTCGCGGCCGTCCGGCTGACTCATCCACGCCCAGGATACGGGTCCGTGGTCCCGCGTCAGGCCTGGACCACCTCGAGGTCCACCGAGCCGGCGGCGGCGTCGGCCCCGACGACGCGGACCGTGACGTCCGCGCCGAGCTCGGCCTCCCCCTTCGCCCGGGCAAGGACGGGGGGCTCGGCGAGCTGGACCTCGACGTCGTCGCGCTTCTTCTCGCCCCCGGCGTCGACGACGACGGCGGCCAGCTCCTCGCCGACGAGGCCGGAGAGCACCGCTGCCTCGACGGCGTCGGTGCTCGCCCGCTCGACCGACCCGGCGAGCCGGTCGGAGGCCGCCATCGCCTCGGGGAGCACAGGCAGTGCCTCGCGCACCCAGCCGGGGACCTCCTGCCCGGAGGCGATCGCCGCGCACAGGGCGAGGCCGAAGCGGTCGACGAGCCGGCGCAGCGGCGCGGTGACGTGGGCGTACGGCGCCGCGATCGCCGACTGCTCGGTCAGCTCGGGGAGCTCGCCGTCGAAGGCGGTGTAGGCCGCCCCGCGGAAGAGCGAGGTCGCCTCGTGGATCAGCGCGAGATGCCGACCGTCGGTGCGATCGAGGGAGCGCAGCATCTCGCCGTGCGGGACGTCCTCCCGCCACTCGACCCCGAGGCCCCGCGCGGCGGCGCGCAACCGTCGCAGCACCGTCTCGTCCGGAGGGGGCATCGTGCGCAGGATCCCGACCTGGGCGTCGAGCATCATCCGCCCGGCGCACATGCCGGTCATGAGCGAGATCTGGGCGTTCCACTCCTCGAGCGGCAGGAGGGGGCGCAGCCGCAGGACGTACTCCTCGCGCTCGAGCTCGACCTCCTGCTCGGGCATCGGCAGCGTGGCGCCGCCGCGGGCCCGCTCGAGCTCGATCCGGCGCTCGCCGACCTCGCGGAGGAGCGCGAGGACCTCGGGTCCCTCACCGGCGTCGACGAGCTGCTGCGCGGAGGCGTAGTCGAGCCGCTCGACCGAGCGGACCATCGCCGGGTAGAGGTCGGTCGCGGTGACCTCGCCCGCGCCGTCGAGCTTCAGGTCCCAGATGTAGGCCGGGGTGCTCTGGTCCGGCAGAAGGCTCGCCGCGCCCTCGGACAGCGAGGGCGGGTGGAGCGGGGTGCGCGTGTCGGGCGAGTAGATCGTCTGACCCCGCCGGCGGGCCTCGGCGTCGATGGGACCGTCCGGTGCGACGAAGGAGTCGAGGTGGGCGATGGCGTAGCGCACACGGTGGCCGTCGCCGTCGCGCTCGATGTGCATGGCCTGGTCGAGGTCCATCGACGTCGGTGGGTCGATGGTGACGAAGGGGATGCCCGTCTCGTCGCGCTCGGGGAGGGACAGCGGCGCGGCGGCGACCCGCTCGGCCTCCACCAGCACCTCCGGCGGGAACTCGCGGGGCACCTCGAGCTCGTCACGGATCGCGGCGAGCCGTGCCTCGAGGTCCGTCCCCGTCTCGGGTCGGCGGTAGGTCGTCGTGCGGTGGGCAGACATGCCCGCCACCCTAGTCAGCCGATGGCGTGCGCGAGGTCGGCGACGAGGTCCTCTGCGGCCTCGAGCCCCACGGAGATCCGCAGCGTCCCGTCGGTGATGCCGATGGCCGTCCGGGCCTCCTCCCCCATCCGCCGGTGCGTCGTGGTCGCCGGGTGGGTGATGAGGGACTTGCTGTCCCCGAGGTTGTTGGAGATGTCGACGAGGCGCAGCGCGTTCATCACGGCGAAGGCCTCGGCCTTGCCTCCGTCGATCTGGAAGGTCACGACGGTCCCCCCGCCGCTCATCTGCCGCTGGGCGAGGTCGTGCTGCGGATGGCTCGGCAGCCACGGGTAGACCGTGGAGACGACCCGAAGGTGCTCGTCGAGCGCCCGGGCGACGGTGAGCGCCGACTGCGCCATGGCCCGGACACGCAGGTCCATGGTCTCGAGACCCTTGAGGAGCACCCACGCGTTGAAGGGCGACAGGCTCGGGCCGGTGTGCCGCACGAGGTTCTCGACCGGGCCGGCGATGTAGTCCTCCGGGCCGAGGATCGCGCCGCCGAGCACCCGACCCTGGCCGTCGATGTGCTTGGTCGCCGAGTAGACGACGATGTCGGCGCCGTGCTCGAGCGGGCGCGAGAAGACCGGGGTGCCGAAGACGTTGTCCACGACGACCTGGGCGCCGGCCGCGTGGGCGAGCTCGCAGACCGCGGCGATGTCGACGAGCTCCTGCATCGGGTTGCTCGGCGTCTCGAAGAAGACGGCGGTCGTCGGCACGCTGAGCGCCTCGCGCCACTGCTTGAGGTCGGGCCCGTCGACGAGGACGGTCTCGACGCCCCACCGGGGCAGGATCTCGTCGACGACGACGAAGCACGAGCCGAAGAGCCCGCGCGAGGCGACGAGGCGGTCACCTGCGCCGACGAGCGCCGCGAGGGCGGTGAAGACCGCGCCCATGCCCGAGGCCGTCGCGTAGCAGGCGTCGGCACCCTCGAGGACGCGCAGCCGCTCCTCGAACATCGCGACGGTGGGGTTGCCGTAGCGCGAGTAGACGAACTTCGAGATGCCCCCCGAGAAGGCGGCCTCGGCCTCCTCGGCCGAGCCGTAGACGAAGCCGGAGGTGAGGTAGAGGCCCTCGGCGGTCTCGTCGAAGGTGCTGCGGGCCTGCCCCCCGCGCACGGCGAGGGTGCGCGGGTCGAGCCCGGCCGGGTCGAGGTAGGCCCGCGGGTTGCCCGGGCCGAAGGGGTCGGCGCTCACGGGGTCGGTCGGCACGGTCAGTCCTGCCGCCAGGGCAGCCCGGCGACCTTCCAGCCCGCGACGGTGCGGCGACCCTCGTCGTCGAAGCCGCCCTCGAACCCGTCGGTGATGTTGTAGGCGGCCCGCCAGCCGGCGGCCGTCGCCTCGGTCGCAGCGGCGACCGAGCGCACGCCGGTGCGGCAGAGGAAGTAGACCCGTGTCTCCCGGGTGACGCCGTGACCCTCGAGGTCGCGGAGGAAGTTCGCGTTGCGCTCGCCGCCCGGGTAGCCCGTCCACGGGATGGCGAGGTGCTGCTTGCCGAGGCTCGAGAGATCGGGCCGACCGACGAAGGTCAGCTCGGCGTCGGTCCGCACGTCGACGAGGACGGCCTCCGGGTCGGAGGCCAGGGACTCCCAGGTCTGCTGGGGGGAGACATCACCCGCGTAGCTCATGTCGCGCAGGGTAGACGAGCGCCGCCGGTGCGTGTCGGTCCGGCTCAGCCGGCGGCCAGCGCGACGAGCGCGGCGGTGCCGACGAAGCGCACGAGGCAGCCGGCGGTCCCGGCCACCGTGAAGATCGCCAGCCCCGTGCGACGGGCGCCGGCGGCGACCGTGATGACGGCGAAGGGAGGGACGCCGGTCAGCCCGGAGGCGAAGACGACCGCGGGGCCGGCGACCGGGCGGTCGAGGGTCTCGATGGCCGTCTTGGTCCATCGGGCGAGCCTTGCCCTGATGCGGGCCCACCAGCCCGGTGGTGCCCCGTCGGCGGGGTCCGCGTCGTCCCCGCTGTCGCGACCGCGCCACCGCCGGTCGAGCATCTCCATCCCGCGCGCAGCGGCGACGTAGTGGCTGATCTTGCCGATCATGAAGCCGGCGCTCATCCCGAGGATGTGCCAGATCCACCCCTCGGGGAAGAGCAGCGGGATCGCCAGGGCGTAGACCTCGGCGTTGATCGGCGGGACGTACGCCGAGAGCAGGCCGAAGGCGACCGCGCCGATGATGCCGGAGGTCTGCAGCCAGCCGGGGACCTCTCCCGAGCCGAGCGCCGCGACGACGGAGAGCACTACGTGCGGTTGGTGAAGGCGACGACCGCCTCACCACCGGGCCAGGCCTCGAGCGCGGTGAGCGACCCGGGAGCGCCGGCAAGACGCCAGATGCGCTCGTGCGGCAGCCCGAGGACGTGCGCGAGGACGACGAGGATGGGCTTGCGGTGGCAGACGACGACGACGGTGCCGCCCTCCGCGACGAGCGACTCCCAGGCCGGCACCACCCGCGCGACGAGGTCCTCGTGGCTCTCGCCGCCCGGAGGCGCGTAACGGGGGTCGTCGCGCAGGGCCCGGAAGGCCGCACGGTCTCTCTCGACGAGCTCGCTGACGGAGGCGCCGTCCCACTCGCCGAAGGACTGCTCGTCCCACTCGGCGTCGACGGAGGGGCTGACCCCGAGCGCCTCGGCGACGTGCGCGCCGGTCTCGCGGGCGCGCTGGAGCGAGGAGGTGACGACGCGTGCGTCGGCGTCGCCGACGAGCGCAGTGACGGCCCGCGCCGCGGCCTCGGCCTGCGCGTGCCCCTCGGGGGCCAGTCCCGGGTCCGCTCCCCCGCGCCCGTCGAGACGGGCCTCGAGGGTGAAGCGGGTGACCCCGTGCCGCACGAGGACCACGCGGGTCGGCTCCTCCTGTCGGGCGGGGGGACGGACCGGCAGCTGGTCGGTGTCGCGACTGGGCTCGAGGTCCTCGGGCGAGAGGCCGATGCCGGCCGCCGGCGCCGTGCCGCTCACCGAGATGTCGCCGTCCGGACGGGTGGCTCCCTCGGTGTGCCAGTCGGCGACCGAGTCGCCGTCCATGCCGCGGTTGGAGAGCGCGTCGGCGTCGGAGTTCTCGGCACGCGGGATCCAGGTCCAGCGCACGGAGCCACCGGCGGCGGAGAGGTCGGCGACGATGTCGCGGGCCTCGAGGGCGAGCGCGCGCATGTCGGCGTGCTTGATCTTCCACCGGCCGCTCATCTGCTCGACGACGAGCTTGGAGTCCATCGCGACCTCGACGTCGGCACCCGGGTCGATCTCGCGGACCGCGTCGAGCCCGGCGATCATGCCGCGGTACTCGGCGACGTTGTTCGACGCCTTGCCGAGCGGCTCGGCCAGCTCGACCAGCAGCTCACCGGAGTCACGGTCGCGCACGAGGGCGCCGTAGCCGGCGACGCCGGGGTTGCCCCGGGAACCGCCGTCAGCCTCGACGCGCAGCCGGCGCTGCATCAGGCGGGCAGGCCGGACTCGGGGGTGCGCACGAGGATGCGCGAGCACTCCTCGCAGCGCAGCACCTCGTCCTCAGGGGCGCCGGCGATGCGGTTGAGCTCGACCGGGTTGAGCTCGAGCTGGCAGCCACCGCAGCGGCGCGCGCGCAGAGCGGCGGCACCGAGCCCGCCGGACTGCGCTCGGAGGCGGTCGTAGAGGGCCAGGAGCGCGTCGTCGATCTCGGCGAGCAGCGCCTCGCGCGGCGTGGCGATCTCGCGCTCCTGCGCGTCGATCTCCGCGGTCGCCGCGGCGAGCTCGGCGGTGAGGCGCTCCACCTCGGCGACGGCTGCGGGCTCGTCGGCCGTCGCCGCGTCGCGCCGGGCGCGTACCTCCTCGGCGCGCTCCATGATCTCGAGCTCGACGTCCTCGAGCGTGGCCTGGCGGCGGGCCAGGGTCTCGATCTCGTGCTGGAAGGCCTGCATGTCCTTGGCGCTGCCCTGCCCGGAGTCGAGCCGCGACTGGTCGCGGGCCGCGCGGTCACGGACCTGCTGCACGTCGGCCTCGGCCCGCGCGAGGTCGCGCTCGACGTCGGCGACCTGCGTCTGCGCCATGACGATCGCGTCCTGGACGGAGCGCAGCCGCGCCTGGGCCTGCTCGAGCTCGGCCTGCTGCGGGATGCGTGTCCGGGCGTGGGCGAGCTGCTGGAGCCGCGTGTCGAGCTGCTGGAGGTCGAGCAGCCGCAGCTGCACGGAGGGGTCGGCCTTCATGAGGCTCCTTCGGTCTGTGCCGGCTGGGCGCCGACCGTGAAGGTCCACGGGTCGGTGCGGATGGTGCTGACGTGGGTCTCCACCGTAGTCGCGTCGTGGCCCGCCTCCGCGAGGACCCGCAGCAGGTCGGCGAGCGCCTGCTCGAGCCACAGCGACTCGCTCGCCCAGTGACCGGCGTCGACGAGGTACGGCGTGCCGCCGCGGGCCTCCTCGCGGGCCTCGAGCGCCGGGTGGTGGCGCAGGTCGGCGGTGACGTAGACGTCGGCGCCGCTCGCGCGGACCGCGTCGAAGGCGGAGTCTCCCGAGCCGCCGAGGAGGGCGACCCGGCGCACCGCGCCGTCGGGGTCTCCGGCGACCCGGATGCCGCCGGCGGCCTGCGGCAGGCGCTCGGCCAGCCGGCCGACGAAGGTGGACAGACCCACCCCTTCGTCGAGGTCGCCGACGAGACCCAGCGGCTGCCCCTCCTCGACGACGAGCGGCTCCCACGTCGCCAGGCCGCACGCACGGGCCAGGGCCGTGTTGACGCCGGGGTCGGCGACGTCGGCGTTGGTGTGCGCGACGTAGAGGGCGACGTCACCGACAACGAGCGAGGTGACGCTCTCCCCCTTCGCGGTCGTCGTGGCGACCGAGTGGATGCCGCGCAGGAGCAGCGGGTGGTGGGTGAGGAGCAGGTCGGCGCCGAGGTCGCGCGCCTCCTCGATGACGGCGAGCGTCGGGTCGACGGCGGCGTGCACGCGACGGACCGGCTGGGTGAGGTCGCCGGTGACGAGGCCGACCTGGTCCCAGGACTGCGCCGTCGCCGAGGGGAAGAGCTGCTCGAGCGCGGCGACGGCGTCGCCGAGGGTGATGGTCATGTGGGCCCGGCCGGGATCGAACCGACGACATCCACGGTGTAAACGTGGCGCTCTACCAGCTGAGCTACAGGCCCTGGGTCCCGGCCGTCGCCGGCCGGGGTCGGGACATTCTCGCAGGCTAGGCCCGGGCGTCCTCGATGAGGTTGATCTCGTAGAGGACGAGGTCGAGCGCGTCGGCCGCGGCGATCGGGCTGAAGCGCTGCGGCGTCTCCGGCGTGACCGTCGAGCCGACCGGCGAGAGGATGGTCCACGGCGTGGGGTGGCAGAACTGCACGACCGAGTAGCGGTCGCCACCCTGTCCCGGGGCCGCGACGACCCGGTGGATGCCGGGCTCGATGATGCCGTTCGTCACGACCTCGAGCATGAGGCCGGTGTTGATGATCGCGCCGCCCTCGGGAGCGACGGCGTCGACCCACTCGCCGGAGTCCTTGAGCTTGACCTGCAGCCCCGCGGCGGTGGCGCGCGGCAGCGCAGTGATGAGGTTGATGTCCGCGTGCTCGCCGGCCCACACGTGCGGGGCGTCGGGGGCCGACTCCATCGGCGGGTAGTGGATGGCCCGGGAGAGCGTCGGCCCGTCGACGAGCATCGACTCGAAGTAGTCGGGGTGGGCGCCGATGCCTGTCGCGATGATGCGCAGGATGCGGCGCTGCAGGTCGGCGACCGCGTCGTGGAAGGTGGTGAGCGTCTCGGTGATGCCCGGGACCGCGGCCTCCGGGAGCACCGCGTCGTGGTAGCGGTGCGGGTAGCGGGTGCGCAGGGGGTGCCCGACGGGGATGTCGCGACCCCAGTTGAGCATCTCCTTCCAGTCCGCGACGTCGGCGCTCGCGGCGGTCTCGACGAGCAGCCCGGTGTACCCGGTCTGGCCGTGGGTGCCCGGTGCGACGAACTGGTCCTTCTCCGCCTGCTCCTTGGTGAAGAACTCCTCGAGCATCCCGTAGGCCGAGTCGATGAGGTCGTCCGGCACGTCGTGGTTGACGTACACGAAGCCGGTCCGGAGTGACGTCATGAGCCCGTCGACGGCGGCGCGGGCGCGCTCGCTGTCGCCGGACTCGAAGCTGGCG
Proteins encoded:
- a CDS encoding RNB domain-containing ribonuclease — protein: MSAHRTTTYRRPETGTDLEARLAAIRDELEVPREFPPEVLVEAERVAAAPLSLPERDETGIPFVTIDPPTSMDLDQAMHIERDGDGHRVRYAIAHLDSFVAPDGPIDAEARRRGQTIYSPDTRTPLHPPSLSEGAASLLPDQSTPAYIWDLKLDGAGEVTATDLYPAMVRSVERLDYASAQQLVDAGEGPEVLALLREVGERRIELERARGGATLPMPEQEVELEREEYVLRLRPLLPLEEWNAQISLMTGMCAGRMMLDAQVGILRTMPPPDETVLRRLRAAARGLGVEWREDVPHGEMLRSLDRTDGRHLALIHEATSLFRGAAYTAFDGELPELTEQSAIAAPYAHVTAPLRRLVDRFGLALCAAIASGQEVPGWVREALPVLPEAMAASDRLAGSVERASTDAVEAAVLSGLVGEELAAVVVDAGGEKKRDDVEVQLAEPPVLARAKGEAELGADVTVRVVGADAAAGSVDLEVVQA
- a CDS encoding O-succinylhomoserine sulfhydrylase, which produces MTVPTDPVSADPFGPGNPRAYLDPAGLDPRTLAVRGGQARSTFDETAEGLYLTSGFVYGSAEEAEAAFSGGISKFVYSRYGNPTVAMFEERLRVLEGADACYATASGMGAVFTALAALVGAGDRLVASRGLFGSCFVVVDEILPRWGVETVLVDGPDLKQWREALSVPTTAVFFETPSNPMQELVDIAAVCELAHAAGAQVVVDNVFGTPVFSRPLEHGADIVVYSATKHIDGQGRVLGGAILGPEDYIAGPVENLVRHTGPSLSPFNAWVLLKGLETMDLRVRAMAQSALTVARALDEHLRVVSTVYPWLPSHPQHDLAQRQMSGGGTVVTFQIDGGKAEAFAVMNALRLVDISNNLGDSKSLITHPATTTHRRMGEEARTAIGITDGTLRISVGLEAAEDLVADLAHAIG
- a CDS encoding rhodanese-like domain-containing protein, with translation MSYAGDVSPQQTWESLASDPEAVLVDVRTDAELTFVGRPDLSSLGKQHLAIPWTGYPGGERNANFLRDLEGHGVTRETRVYFLCRTGVRSVAAATEATAAGWRAAYNITDGFEGGFDDEGRRTVAGWKVAGLPWRQD
- a CDS encoding bifunctional RNase H/acid phosphatase; translation: MQRRLRVEADGGSRGNPGVAGYGALVRDRDSGELLVELAEPLGKASNNVAEYRGMIAGLDAVREIDPGADVEVAMDSKLVVEQMSGRWKIKHADMRALALEARDIVADLSAAGGSVRWTWIPRAENSDADALSNRGMDGDSVADWHTEGATRPDGDISVSGTAPAAGIGLSPEDLEPSRDTDQLPVRPPARQEEPTRVVLVRHGVTRFTLEARLDGRGGADPGLAPEGHAQAEAAARAVTALVGDADARVVTSSLQRARETGAHVAEALGVSPSVDAEWDEQSFGEWDGASVSELVERDRAAFRALRDDPRYAPPGGESHEDLVARVVPAWESLVAEGGTVVVVCHRKPILVVLAHVLGLPHERIWRLAGAPGSLTALEAWPGGEAVVAFTNRT
- a CDS encoding zinc ribbon domain-containing protein, with the protein product MKADPSVQLRLLDLQQLDTRLQQLAHARTRIPQQAELEQAQARLRSVQDAIVMAQTQVADVERDLARAEADVQQVRDRAARDQSRLDSGQGSAKDMQAFQHEIETLARRQATLEDVELEIMERAEEVRARRDAATADEPAAVAEVERLTAELAAATAEIDAQEREIATPREALLAEIDDALLALYDRLRAQSGGLGAAALRARRCGGCQLELNPVELNRIAGAPEDEVLRCEECSRILVRTPESGLPA
- a CDS encoding Nif3-like dinuclear metal center hexameric protein; translated protein: MTITLGDAVAALEQLFPSATAQSWDQVGLVTGDLTQPVRRVHAAVDPTLAVIEEARDLGADLLLTHHPLLLRGIHSVATTTAKGESVTSLVVGDVALYVAHTNADVADPGVNTALARACGLATWEPLVVEEGQPLGLVGDLDEGVGLSTFVGRLAERLPQAAGGIRVAGDPDGAVRRVALLGGSGDSAFDAVRASGADVYVTADLRHHPALEAREEARGGTPYLVDAGHWASESLWLEQALADLLRVLAEAGHDATTVETHVSTIRTDPWTFTVGAQPAQTEGAS
- a CDS encoding isopenicillin N synthase family dioxygenase; translation: MSDHILEVDLASFESGDSERARAAVDGLMTSLRTGFVYVNHDVPDDLIDSAYGMLEEFFTKEQAEKDQFVAPGTHGQTGYTGLLVETAASADVADWKEMLNWGRDIPVGHPLRTRYPHRYHDAVLPEAAVPGITETLTTFHDAVADLQRRILRIIATGIGAHPDYFESMLVDGPTLSRAIHYPPMESAPDAPHVWAGEHADINLITALPRATAAGLQVKLKDSGEWVDAVAPEGGAIINTGLMLEVVTNGIIEPGIHRVVAAPGQGGDRYSVVQFCHPTPWTILSPVGSTVTPETPQRFSPIAAADALDLVLYEINLIEDARA